Proteins encoded together in one Lathyrus oleraceus cultivar Zhongwan6 chromosome 5, CAAS_Psat_ZW6_1.0, whole genome shotgun sequence window:
- the LOC127079448 gene encoding ketol-acid reductoisomerase, chloroplastic, giving the protein MKFSGLHHSFCSRKGSSSFNEAREAGFSEEKGTLGDIWETISRSDLVLLLISDSAQADNYEKIFSHLKPNSILGLSHGFLLGHLQSIGLDFPKNFSVIAVCPKGMGPSVRRLYVQGKEINGAGINSSFGVHQDADGRATNVALGWSVDNRVLVPGVVPTGVVGVMVEGW; this is encoded by the exons ATGAAATTTTCGGGCTTGCATCACTCGTTCTGCAGCAG GAAAGGTTCTAGTTCCTTTAACGAGGCACGGGAAGCTGGATTTAGTGAGGAGAAAGGAACTCTAGGTGACATATGGGAAACTATATCACGCAGTGATCTTGTATTGCTGTTAATTTCTGATTCTGCACAGGCAGATAATTATGAGAAAATATTTTCCCACTTGAAGCCAAACAGCATACTTGGGCTGTCCCACGGTTTTCTTCTTGGGCACTTACAGTCAATTGGACTTGATTTTCCCAAAAACTTCAGTGTAATTGCTGTGTGTCCAAAGGGGATGGGCCCATCTGTAAGGAGGCTGTATGTACAAGGCAAGGAGATAAATGGTGCTGGAATTAATTCAAGTTTTGGAGTCCACCAGGATGCGGATGGCAGGGCTACTAATGTTGCTTTGGGGTGGTCTGTTGATAACAGAGTATTGGTTCCTGGTGTTGTACCTACAGGTGTGGTTGGAGTAATGGTGGAAGGTTGGTGA